The DNA region atatacagtatatgaaaattatactCAATACTTTTTTGTGTTTGATGTTGTAAATAATACAATTTGCAGAATTTTTTGACATATATAGGTTGTTGGAAAAAAACCACGaacattcttttcttttaaaacattcaCTAAATACGACATAAGAGCTCTGATAAGAATTACTTCATGAACAAATCATTCTGAGGATTATATTACAATAGTTTCCGCCAAAGTGCTAAAGTTCAGCTTATTACTTCCGCGTCAATGACGAGTTATACATgaagtatattttcattaaaaccatataacaatttaattttacagaGACGGGACAGTATCGGTGCTATGAGATATAGAGCAATGAAcgtaaaaagaacatttttgtgGTGCCTTTTTCTCGTTGGACTTGTTGTGTCTGAACGATGTGGAGACGGTCATTGCAAGTGTAAAAGAGCCGAAAAAGTTGCCACATGTATGTCCAAAAAAAGACAGCTGAACTACTTTCCTACTCTGCCATCTTACGTTCAACAGCTCAAGTACAGCGGCAACTATCTTCCAAACCTTACTCGAGACTCTCTCATCAATATGACCAGGCTAAATCTCACAGGACTCAATCTAGACAATAATATGATGAAAAATGTTGATCCAAACGCTTTCGAAGATTTGATATATCTCGTTAAACTTCAAATTTCCCACGACAAGATACTTAATGGAAATATTCTTGCCAGTGCTCTTCATAATGTGAGTCGTTCCGTCGAAAAGTTAGTTTTGCAGCACAACAAATGGGATTGGATACCTGACAACGTGTTTGATGGTCTAAATGGCTCAAATGTTTACTATATCGATCTCTCTTTTAACAACTTGCGTTCATTCAACGGTACACGGCTTCTGCTAAAAATTCCTAGACTGAAATACTTGATTTTAGATGAAAATCCCTTATCGCATAGTGATATCGATTTTCATAACATggaatatatgtttaaaataagcttacaaaatacatatatccAAAAAGTTCCCACGTTTTGTGACGGCGATGGAGAAAGTTTTTTGCCTCGTTTGCGATCTCTCTATTTGGATCGCTCTTCAATGAAATCCGTTTCTAGAGAAGATTTTCCCGGTAGATGTCTGCCATTTCTTTGGAAGTTGTCTCTCTCATTCTCAGACATCAGCAGTATTCATAACGACACATTTGCTGGTTTGCCAGTGCTGAAGTATCTTTTGTTACAAAATATGGTCAAACTAAGACTCCTGGATTATTTTGCTTTTCATTCTGCATCTCTTGAACTATTGAATCTTGGATCTTCAaagtttaaatttgtttacaaaggtCGATACAATAATGATTTGTTTAAGTTTACGCCAAACATGAACAATCTTTCTCTTTTCGACAATCAAATCACGGATGGTTCTACTTTGAAAACGCTTTTATGGCACCTGGTCAGACTGCAAAAGTTAAATCTTCAGAGCTGTGATTTAAATTATCTTGCACGTGGAACATTTGATAGAATGCTAGATCTTcgaattatcattttaaaaggtAATAGCTTGTACGGATGGGATCCCGACATGTTTAGCAAACTTTCAAATCTGAACACACTGTACCTGTCTGGAAACAATATTGCCGTTGTGAACAGAACCTCCCTTGAGTTCATAGCTAAAATAAATCTTGAATATATTGACTTAGCAAACAATCCTTTAGCATGTTCCTGCCAACAGCTGTGGTTCCGTGACTGGCTAAAGGAAAGCAAAAACATAACAGTTCCTCACTATCCTAGCAGATATGTCTGTAGATCTCCCCCAGAATGGGACAAAAAAATGTTAGCTTCATTCAATTACACCGAAGAAGATTGCCGGGAGAAAAATCCTTGGATTTTGATAGGAAGTGTTCTAGGATCGGTTGTTTTTGTGTGCATGGTTGTCGTCATCGTGATATACACACATCTTCCGACCGTCAGAAATATCATCTACTTGATTCGTTTACGCAGGAAAGGCTACGTGAGACTGGTGAACTCCGAGGAGTACATGTTTGACTGTTATGTCGTTAGCTGTGAAACTGATGAACATTGGGTTTTCCAGACTTTGTATTCTACATTAGAAGACGAGTATGCTTTCCACCTGTGCATACCTTCAAGAGATTTTGATGTCGGTGAGAGCAAAGCTGatcaaattgaagaaaagatgAAGGAAAGTAAGAAAATCATCATTGTGATGTCTAACGATTTTGCTCAGGACGAATGGTGTCAGTTTCAGCTAGAGAAAGCACAGGAGCGGATCCGAAATCAAGGAAAAGAAGCAGTGGTCCTCATCATGCTTCGTGACATTGATCACAAACACATGACGTCAACCATCAAGAATCTGTTACGTAAAAGTTCGTATGCAACATGGGTGAAAGGTAAAATCGCTACCAAGCTGTTCTGGGACATTGTTGTAGCTGCTATAGAAAAGCCTTTCGGAAACCCTCCTGTTGCTATTTGATGAAAATGATAACGATTGTGTTCCTTTCGACAAAATACTGAGTACTATCGCAAGTTGTCATTAACGCGTATGAGATGTTGAAAAACATTGTAATAACAATGATTGTAGATAGCAATTGTATGTTTTGTAGCTTAAAAAAAacagtatttataaaaatatttccattGCATGTAATtgtattattgtatatattaaaatgtttagatGTCTGTATGCTAGATTATGTACTCCTTTTGTAGTTTTGTAGTCATATATAACTCGAAATCGTATGTTATTCCAACCATCCGAGACTTGTTAGGACAAAAGTGTTTGATATACtcaaatattcaataaaagattttagaataAAACCAGCAATATCTACAATCCAACatttaccccccaaaaaattagTAATTTGTAAGAATGCCGGAGTCGCAATTTACTGGATAACGCTTGCAGACGTACAATGGACGATCAACACGCAATCGTTGACTATCCACCGAGAAAGTGTTCATGATTGGAGTAAAAGAGCAAAAATCTAGTAACAACTGTGCAATAATAAACGTCAACACTTTTATTAACAGGCTTCATCGTATTAGTTAACGAACAATTAACAGGTCAAACGAATGTACATCGCATGGAAAACTGACAAAACGTAGACTACTTGGTTGTGTTCACAGGTCTCAGAAAAAAGATTAAGGTCAACTTATCCTTTCCACGATAGGTAGATGTCTGTGAATAGGGTTCCTTGGGAATAAAATGTTGAATCATACCAGTCAAACACAGGGAAAGAACTCATGCATGTGTGGATCTGAAAAGAGGGGTTGGGGGATTAGGGAGCAATTTTCTAGATCCACGCATATAACCTAAAACAGACATCTCTATCCAGTGTTGCTGTATCGATTTTTAAACAGGCGTTATTGCATAGATTTTCCCACAAGAAAAATAGTCCCGGACTAGATTCCCCACCCTCGGAAATATAGGCCCCGAtgtatatttaacatttaaccATGATTCactatatatagaaaaaaaaacggGTCCAATTTTTTCTACGTATGAAATAAATTAGCAGCTCCAGCATAGAATTTCTCACGAAATGACATATGCCCCTATCTCCTCTCACTTGTTTAGCTATAAATCAAGTTGTTCCGGCTCTCATACTAGAGTTCCTTTAATACAATTTCCTCTTATCCAATGTTGttcgttttcaattcatttcagaaataatatttaattcaaCTTAGTCAACTAATTACGAACTAGCTTCAATTTTTGTCAACTTCTTATGAAATTCTAACGGTATTGAATATACTGAAAACCTTTTTCGAATCTTCtatcaatatacattgtatgcaCTTCAATTGATTCAGCGTGGAAACCCTTCCACTTTTACATTGATCTGCAATTATAATAAACATTCgcttaattttgtaaatacattgtatcataaaATTAATGAGCAAACTCgtgtattttaaaacaaaatttgagagCACATCCTTGTCtcttgtttttgaaaataatttcaatacatTACTTTACGGAAATAACAACAGAATCACTATTTGATTCTATTATGCTATCATAAAATGGCTTGGTTGTTAAAATGACATTACGGTACATGATCCCAAGTTTATTCACACCTGTGTGTCCCTGATTTCTGgtaaatgcattaaaaatattttatgcaagttaGATCGCCATTAAGCAAAATTACTGTGTGATTacaattcatatatattttgtatttgcattagaatccccccccccccccctccaaaaatgAGTTACCTTTGAATTTACAGTattctgtaaataaaaacaCTCTGTAACATGCTTGAACAGACATAAATTAGCCAATAATtgtgtatatttacattctactgtgtttttccattacattctgtgatcttcaaatgcctctaaatgcaacaagtagtcaaaggtcaaattgacggtttttattatgacgtcacaaacgctGAACGCTacaaactgcaacgtcacaagcgaaaatcaaagttcacgcttatggctgttactgtggctcttccattaatattaacttacccttagaataagataggaattttaaggcatgaatcacatttgcagacaaggcaagaagttaaaaaaatgtaaatataagcattaaatcttgattttttgaagtatacactctcataactgccgcggtgtgtgcatacaaattttcataacacgctaacgcgcgttactcaatttgtatgcacacacagcggcagttatgagagtgtatacttcaaaaaatcatgattcaatgctataatatttacattctactgtgtttttccattaaattctgtgatcttcaaatgtcTCTAagtgcaacaagtagtcaaaggtcaaattgacgagttttattatgatgtcacaaacgttgaacgctgtaaactgcaacgtcacaagcgaaaatcaaatttcacgcttgtggctgtcaCAGTGGCTCTTCTAttaatttaaggaatgaattcaatatttatttgttttatacgatataaaatggtttggggcagtttacgctttataaaccgcttcaaaagcgtaaactgtttcaaaccattttatatcgtataaaactaataaatattgaattcattgcttataatttaatttttttactcttcattgtagataaaaacggtcatttgacctttaaaatgacgtacatttgtacaaaattcaaacgtaacgtcaggcgtattgatacgtttttgacgttagtcttact from Crassostrea angulata isolate pt1a10 chromosome 7, ASM2561291v2, whole genome shotgun sequence includes:
- the LOC128157357 gene encoding toll-like receptor 13, which encodes MRYRAMNVKRTFLWCLFLVGLVVSERCGDGHCKCKRAEKVATCMSKKRQLNYFPTLPSYVQQLKYSGNYLPNLTRDSLINMTRLNLTGLNLDNNMMKNVDPNAFEDLIYLVKLQISHDKILNGNILASALHNVSRSVEKLVLQHNKWDWIPDNVFDGLNGSNVYYIDLSFNNLRSFNGTRLLLKIPRLKYLILDENPLSHSDIDFHNMEYMFKISLQNTYIQKVPTFCDGDGESFLPRLRSLYLDRSSMKSVSREDFPGRCLPFLWKLSLSFSDISSIHNDTFAGLPVLKYLLLQNMVKLRLLDYFAFHSASLELLNLGSSKFKFVYKGRYNNDLFKFTPNMNNLSLFDNQITDGSTLKTLLWHLVRLQKLNLQSCDLNYLARGTFDRMLDLRIIILKGNSLYGWDPDMFSKLSNLNTLYLSGNNIAVVNRTSLEFIAKINLEYIDLANNPLACSCQQLWFRDWLKESKNITVPHYPSRYVCRSPPEWDKKMLASFNYTEEDCREKNPWILIGSVLGSVVFVCMVVVIVIYTHLPTVRNIIYLIRLRRKGYVRLVNSEEYMFDCYVVSCETDEHWVFQTLYSTLEDEYAFHLCIPSRDFDVGESKADQIEEKMKESKKIIIVMSNDFAQDEWCQFQLEKAQERIRNQGKEAVVLIMLRDIDHKHMTSTIKNLLRKSSYATWVKGKIATKLFWDIVVAAIEKPFGNPPVAI